The following coding sequences lie in one Carassius carassius chromosome 1, fCarCar2.1, whole genome shotgun sequence genomic window:
- the LOC132153574 gene encoding golgin subfamily A member 6-like protein 24 — protein sequence MKREMKNQRSQHEKQRKEREEEDRKREEKYRQDQEKMKHEHERIVAELQMRQEEEIKRRGLDEKRRNEEEEEERRRWKIKIKEAENDRRAIQEEIKRQQREWEDEKKQQMREREEEERKRKERHEEQLREKQEELEKMKKRFEREREDEREMIEEQRQKQRRERQEKERHEEQLREKQEELEKMKKRFEREREDEREMIEEQRQKQRRERQEKERHEEQLREKQEELEKMKKRFEREREDERQKVEKDKQKEKSEREEKEREYENKKIEMKRHYEQLERERKEEWERRKQDEERQEEERKRWKNMIEDLKREHKNEVKRREREEKERKEREEEQLDEIKQKHEEERKEMEKKCQYEARKQAEEFKESTERKLQHVLELTEMIKEHQKQQELLDKLYKHLKEQKKK from the coding sequence atgaagagagagatgaaaaatcagaGATCACAGCATGAAAAACAGCgaaaagaaagagaagaagaagatagaaagagagaagagaaatACAGACAAGATCAAGAAAAGATGAAACATGAACATGAGCGTATTGTTGCAGAATTACAGATGAgacaagaagaagaaataaaaaggAGAGGTTTGGATGAGAAAAGGAGGaatgaagaggaagaggaagagagacgtagatggaaaataaaaataaaagaggctGAAAATGACAGAAGAGCGATTCAAGAGGAAATAAAACGACAGCAGAGAGAATGGGAGGATGAAAAGAAACAACAGATGAGAGAACGAgaggaagaagaaagaaagagaaaagagagacaTGAGGAACAACTGAGAGAAAAACAAGAAGAACTGGAGAAAATGAAAAAGAgatttgaaagagagagagaagatgaaaGAGAGATGATAGAGGAGCAAAGACAAAAACAGAGAAgagaaagacaagaaaaagagAGACATGAGGAACAACTGAGAGAAAAACAAGAAGAACTGGAGAAAATGAAAAAGAgatttgaaagagagagagaagatgaaaGAGAGATGATAGAGGAGCAGAGACAAAAACAGAGAAgagaaagacaagaaaaagagAGACATGAGGAACAACTGAGAGAAAAACAAGAAGAACTGGAGAAAATGAAAAAGAgatttgaaagagagagagaagatgaaaGACAAAAGGTAGAAAAGGataaacagaaagagaaaagtgaaagagaagaaaaagagagagaatatgaaaacaaaaaaattgaaatgaaaagacATTATGAACAACTGGAACGAGAGAGAAAAGAGGAGTGGGAAAGAAGAAAACAAGATGAAGAGCGACaagaagaagagagaaagagatggaagAATATGATTGAAGATCTGAAACGAGAACATAAAAATGAggtgaagagaagagaaagagaggagaaggagagaaaagaaagagaagaggAACAGCTAGATGAaatcaaacaaaaacatgaaGAGGAAAGAAAAGAGATGGAAAAGAAATGTCAATATGAAGCCAGAAAACAAGCAGAAGAATTTAAAGAGTCAACAGAAAGAAAACTGCAGCACGTTCTGGAGCTCACCGAGATGATTAAAGAGCATCAAAAACAGCAGGAGTTACTAGACAAACTCTATAAACACCtgaaagaacaaaagaagaaataa